Proteins from one Physeter macrocephalus isolate SW-GA unplaced genomic scaffold, ASM283717v5 random_1314, whole genome shotgun sequence genomic window:
- the LOC114485268 gene encoding synaptic vesicle 2-related protein-like translates to MTRFALSPRVVKFRRTGESARSEDDTASGEHEVQIEGVRAGLEAVELDDGAAVPKEFANPTDDTFMVEDAVEAIGFGKFQWKLSVLTGLAWMADAMEMMILSILAPQLHCEWRLPSWQVALLTSVVFVGMMSSSTLWGNISDQYGRKTGLKISVLWTLYYGILSAFAPVYSWILVLRGLVGFGIGGVPQS, encoded by the exons ATGACCAGATTTGCTCTGTCCCCTAGGGTGGTGAAATTCCGTCGCACAGGCGAGAGTGCAAGGTCAGAGGACGACACGGCTTCGGGAGAGCATGAGGTCCAGATTGAAGGGGTCCGTGCAGGCCTAGAGGCCGTCGAGCTGGATGATGGGGCAGCTGTGCCTAAGGAGTTTGCCAATCCCACCGACG aTACTTTCATGGTGGAAGATGCGGTGGAAGCCATTGGCTTTGGAAAATTTCAATGGAAGCTCTCTGTTCTCACCGGCTTGGCTTGG ATGGCCGACGCCATGGAGATGATGATCCTGAGCATCCTTGCGCCGCAGCTGCACTGCGAGTGGCGGCTGCCCAGCTGGCAGGTGGCGTTGCTGACCTCG GTGGTCTTTGTCGGCATGATGTCCAGTTCTACCCTCTGGGGAAACATCTCAGACCAGTATGGCAGGAAAACA GGGCTGAAGATCAGTGTGCTCTGGACCCTGTACTATGGCATCCTCAGCGCGTTCGCGCCCGTGTACAGCTGGATCCTGGTGCTCCGGGGCCTGGTGGGCTTCGGGATCGGAGGGGTCCCCCAGTC